taacagtcagttttttaacaggtgcatgtgtatcaataattggaagaagcaatttcataaatctATCAAGTGCAGCGCCTGGATggtcctcattaatcacatcagaccaacaagtatttttaacatcatccacataagagtcacaggaaaatattttgtatgatctcttatacactattttaggcccagctgttggctttcctggatatagccactatattgtgatcacggcatccaatgggtacggatacagctttagaacacagttctacagtattagtaaaaatgtgatcgatacatgtggatgatcttgttcctgtagtgtttgtaaacaccctggtaggttgattaataacctgaaccagattacaggcactggttacagtaagaagcttcctcttgagcggacagcttgatgaaaaccagtcaatattcaggtccccaagaaagtagacctctctgtttacttcacatacactatcaagcgtTTCACACATATTCTTTAGATACTGACTGCtaacacttggtggcctatagcaacaccccaaaagaaagggctttagatgtgccaagtgaacctgcaaccacaacacttcaataacacttgtcATAAGATCTTCTCtggtggctctgaatatatacagcaactcctcccccataagcatttctgtctcttctataagtgttatatccttgtattgctactgatgtatcatcaaatgaattatctaagtgagtctcagaaatggcttaTATATgagtgttatctgatgttagcaagttattgatttcatgaaccttatttctaaggctacatatattaatttgggctattttcagccctttcctgggtagcttatcagagatagacataatattgGAAGAGTagacaaagcaagagaaaaaattatacattcagcagtccattaatcaatcggtgtgtgtgtgtgtgctgcggggttgaggctacgaacccataggcttggctctctcatcccttccaggcttctgggaggaaacgtggacaatgagcctgtcgtaGCGGATGTACGCAATGTCCCCACatgctctggcagctttcatggctgggttcagttctttcctcttctggcgcacagcttcaggatagtcctcgttgaggaagatatacgttcctcttaagttcttggctctttccagaacagctaccttgtccttgaacctcaggaacttgaccactatcggcctgggcctgtGGGCgcactccacctcaatcttcctgtggtccatcttcaatttctcaaatcatttccctcactttgtcctcagacttcatccaggtctcatgtggagattctgcaattccgtccacaaccatgttgtttcGCCTTGGTTGTCCCTCAAGATAGTCTGATTTAtatgtcattgttatcatggattcacacacagaactgatgtcctctctcaatgacttacagattgctgtcatcttgccgttctcctgtttcatctcgtcgagctgaccctgggagaaccgCAAACTGTTCtttaggtcctggacctctctggtcaggtcgtccattcttttattagtagaatccacaagtatttggacaaaacacttgaaacTATTTTCTTATTGTTGTAACAACTGCATATAGGtctctttttgtttgtttaaaagatccttcacgtgtgatagagagacaccactagcactgtcctcaacggtacttgccccggctttggtctttgtcatggtagctagcaacCATGACAGTCTATATTACAACACAGGACCTTCCGTTACAACGCTctatatgtctgctcctctgtgttgttccctgtAGTAGCCTTGTTTGTTGTGTCgtgttcatgtccagacgctgtttTTGTTCCGTTGCATGTCAGTCTATATTAAATGGTTCACTCCTTGTACCTGCTTCTCATTTCCTGCGTTGGGCACTACACgcttgcattaacagaaatgcCATGCAGCCATTTttcgaacactggaatgtgatcTCGATTaggataatattttttttttcactattTAGTTGAATGATTTTTCAATTTGAGTGTagttatttctatatagcctacactttctcgttctgaacttctaacgcaAGTGGAGTGGGTGTGGCTTTGACAATGAgcacaagagcagctgctcactgaTTGAACAGCTCTTACCACACCGCCAAGACATCCACTATGCGGGTGTCTGCTATCGCCGGTTAACGcgggatctgattgaatctaccTCGTTGTGATAACATGAATGGACGAACGGTCCATGTAAGCAGAAGCATCTCTTTGACCTTTTAAAAATCACACAACACCTGTCTTATTGTTGACTTCTGGAACTGTCTCTGGTTAGTATAATAAATCaattgctgtgtgtgtttgtgcatgcgtgtgcgtgtTTCATATTTCAGGCTGCGTTCAGACCATAGCAGTCATTGGTCCTGTGTTTGGCTATTTACTGGGATCCCTGTGTGCCAAAATATATGTGGACATTGGATTTGTCAACATGGGTGAGTAACCGGTATCTACCGAGTATTCTGTCTAGGCCACCTACACACTTTTGGACTAGTCAGTTCTCCAGTTTAGACAGAGACAGGGCATTCGCCTCCGTTCTGTTACTACTAGACTAACAAACAGGGCTCTGAGTTAAGTTCATTGTCGTTCCTAGAGTGCACTCACTGACTGTGTTCAATAAGTGTTATGTATGCTCATGCTTCTAGATTCTAGGTTATCGGACTAAATGAACTAGTGTGCTCCAGAACACTGCTCAGTGACGTCAGCTACCTAATTTGAGTAACCAATTTGAAGCAGGAGAGATGGTTAAGATATGCACAAAAAGCAGCTGTGCTGTGCTTGTTTTTCTCTCCAGTAAGTCTTGTTGCTAGGAACGTTGCTAGTGTACTCACAGTTATTCTCATAAATTATTTTGTCCCTAACagtcacagctctctctctctctctctgtgcttgtcATCCCTGTATAGAGACTATCACCATAGCCTTCTCTTGTTAtatgtatgtactgacatgtatgtgtaactgatcgatgcacacacacacactacatgttaatgtttttaaatgtatgtaaattgtaaagtattttgtctgtaatgtatttttcgttatatatcggaccccagtaagactagctgtcacccttgtcgtcggctaatggggatcctaataaatctaaTTCTGTGTCTCCCCTCGCTGTACAGAGAGTATCACCATAAGCCCTGGTGATGCTCGCTGGGTGGGGGCCTGGTGGTTAGGTTACCTTATAGCTGGGGTAATCACCCTGCTTTCAGCCATCCCCTTCTGGTTCCTGCCCCGTTCCCTGCCCATCCCGTCAGACCGAATCCCAGCCCAGTGCACCCCGGAGCGGACTAGCTTCATCAAAGACTCCCCTCTCCTGGAGCATAAGTACCAAGCCGACGAGCCAGCTGGCTTTCTGGAGATGGCCAAAGGTATTTTGTTGAATGGGGATGAAGTTAGAACATTTTCTGGTTTAGATTGAGATTGGAGTTtaaaaatgcttttttaaagtctatTCAGGTCAAATGGTATATTAAATTCAGGTTGCTTTTGGATGAAATGACCATAGTATGGAAAAAGGTAGACAAAAATGCCCATGACAACTGATGATGTCGTTGACGACTGATGATGTTTTGTTTGATGGTTTTTAATCTAGATTTCATACCAACGTTGAAAACCCTCCTGGGGAACCCAGTGTACTTCATCTACCTGTGTGTGACCATCATTCAGCTGAACTCTCTCATCGGCATGGTAACCTACAAGCCCAAGTACATAGAGCAGCATTACGGACAGTCAGCATCAAAAGCCAATTTCCTGATGGGTACGTAACGTTGGCCAATCATATAGCTTATATGGCTTGATCAGGGTTGGAGAACATTACTTGTAAAAGTAACTTGTTACGTTAGAACTTTACTTACTATGGAAAGTAACTTGTTACATTACTTCTGCGTTACCAAAACCAAAAAGTCCTCTGAAGATGTCTTGTCGTTCTtataggcccagtgcagtcaaaaacatgtttttcctgtgttttatatatatttccacactgaagttggaataatactgtgaaattgtgaaaattatgataatgcccttttagtgtaagagctttttgaaaagaccacctgaaatgagttttggcctgcctggtgaaatcaccaggcggtaaaattgttaatagaccaataagaaagagagttccaaacctctctgccaataacaggtagttttcagtttccccctccctgctcagaccactcccagacagtcctaggtaaattcttgcttgagaaattggtctttgctaagaagctatttttgtttctttttgaccatttgaattaaaaacaatcacagtaaggtacttaattgttacccagacatgatttgatattgagataaaaacagctgcggTGGACCTTTAAGGGTCTATCAGAATTAGCTTTATGCACACTACTTTTAAATGGCTTGACTCTGACGACTGATGGGCCTAGTGCAAGAGTAGGCAACTAGATTAAGCCGCGGGCCGATTTTTGCAGGAGAGGATGGTCGGGGGGCAggaacatttttatttgatttattttactttatttaactaggcaagtcagttaagaactaattttgatttacaatgacggcctacataaTTAGaatcatttgtacactgcaaattgaccacaactaagcctaAAAATaagttgtatttgaaaatgacaaTACTTTCATATCTTTATTACATTGAGACACAatcacttttttgggggggatactTAAGAACAGATTCTCTAGATTAAACTCAGTGTTATCTGAATTCCTTGTGATTATACAGTGTTTTTCCCCCCTAAGAAAATCACTCACGGGAAGGTTTAGGCCTGTGGACCACATGTTGCCGAGCCCTGGCCTCCTGGCCTAGTGGCTACCGTCCaaaatggtttccatgtgtttgatgccattccattcgctcaattacagccattattatgagctgtcctctccTCAGAAGCCTGCACTGGTTTCCACATTGTGacgtgttacagcctaaattcaaaaGTGATTCAATAAAAacatttctcacccatctacacacaatatcccataatgacaaagtgaaaacatgtttttagaaaatgtttcaaatgtattgaaaatgtaatacagaaatatctcatttacatactgTAATTTCACATCActcagtcaatacatgttagcatcacctttggcagcgattacagctgtgagtctttctgggtacgtctctaagagctttgcacatctggattgtagaatatttacacattattctttaaaaaattactCAAGATCTCTTAAGTTGGTTGTTgaccattgctagacagccattttcaagtcttaccaaagattttcaagacgatttatgtcaaaactttaacttggccactcaggaaccttCAATGTTGTTTTAGTAAGCATCTCAAGTgtacatttggccttgtgttttaggttattgtcctgctgaaaggtgaatttgtctcccagtgtctgttggaaagcagactgaaccaggttttcctctaggattttgcctgtgcttagctttagtccgtttcttttcatcctaaaaaactcccttgctgatgacaagcgtacagtacccataacatgatgcatccagcaccatgcttaaaaatatgaagagtgatactCACTGATgttatttgccccaaacataacactttgtattcaggacataaagttcatttcATTGCCACATTATTTTTGCGATTTGACTTCAGTGCCttattgtaaacaggatgcatgtttttgagtattttaattctgtacaggcttccttcttttcattctgtaATTTAGGTTGGTATTGTGAATtagctacaatgttgttgatccatcctcacttttctcccatcacagcctttaaactctaactgttttaaagtcaacattggcatcatggtaaaatccctgagcggtttccttcctctccggcaactgacacctgtgtctttgtagtgactaggtgtattgatacaacatccaaagtgtaattaataacttcaccatgttcgaagggatattcaatgtctgctatttatttttacccatctaccaataggtgcccttttttgtgaggcattggaaaacctccctggtctttgtggttgaatcggtttgaaattcactgctcgactgagggactttacagatacatgtatttgtggggtacagagatgaggtagtcattaataaataatgttaaacactattattacacagagtgagtccatgcaacttattatgcgacttgttaaacacattatgactcctgaacttatttaggcttgccataacaaaggagttgaatacttattgagtcAAGACATTTCTGCTTTTCATTTGAATTAGTTTCTAAAAAAACAGAATtctgctttgacattatggggttttgtgtgtgtgtaggccaatgacacaacatctcaatttaatccatttaaaattcaggctgtaacacaataaaatgtgtaaaaatcaaggggtataaatactttgcGAAGGCGCTGTATAAAACTAACTGGGCACAGTAAAAGGAGAGCTCCAATAGAAGTATAACTGGCTACAAACAGATACAAACTTGGCAGCGAGATATGAAAACACACAAGTTAACACGACCAATAGCAAACATGCAATTCATGAACCACAACAACCAGATCGTCTAGATACCAACTAGTTGAATTGTTTTCATAGACGTTACAGGAGTGTTGCCTTTTCAGAAGGTCAACGTGTGCACATTACAACATTCATGACTCAAAAGTCAAAATAGAACAGCTGACCTTCAATCACACCTTGTTGATTTATTTCACTGCTTTCCTCCAAAGTATCGACTAGTTCAATTTAGATTTGAAACTTTAAAGGACGCTTTACGCACAGAAAAGCACATGCATACAATATTGTTAATACTAGACGAAGCAATAGGAGATCAAAGGTGCTGTGTTTTATTGAGCTATACAATGGGTTATGATTCAACCCTCGAATGTGAATGCTGATCTAAATAGGCCTCATGTTACACTATTGACCTGACCATTGCATGCTGTGTATGAAAGGTAATGCAATATCTAGCATAACTACAGTAATAGAGCAGAGAGATAAAATATAATACCTGTACATTGATGTATGAAAAAGACCAAGAGCTTTGGTCTTTGAGTGGGTGTTGGACAGCACtactgtgtgttctctctacTTTCAACTATATCAAAGGCAGAGTCTCAGGCGGTATGGCctggttctactctactgtactgtatgtatggggCTGTAATGGGTTGTGAAATAGCACTGGCATAAAAGGTAGACTTTTAGCTACAGTGATATGGAAGGTAGCAAAAGGTACAGTATGGTATTGTGCGAAAGTGTATGCCTGGTTTAGGGCTTTGGCTGGTTTACATGGTGTTTCAGTCCCATTGAACCTATCGTCAAGACCTTAGTGCTGGCCTAAATCCTCCATGACTAGGAATTAAGAATATTTCTAAAGAATGACGTTAACGTTTACAGAGTGTGTGTTGTTTGTATGTTTGTTCCAGGTACAATCAACATCCCTGCCGTGGCGTTGGGAATTTTCACTGGTGGCCTGCTCATGAAGAGGCTGAAGCTGAGCATCATGGGAGCAGCCAAGTTTGCGTTCGGCACCTCTCTGATAGGCTACTtcctatccctcttcttcttcgtCATGAGCTGCGAGAACGCCAAAGTGGCTGGGATCACGCTGCCCTACAACAGGTGGGGCATGCACACGCACAGAGCTCTGGGTAGAAGTTGCCCTTAAGTAAATACAGTATTTACCCTCTGTAAATGTTCTATTCCCAGCACCACAAACAGGTAACATGCTGGAGTGTGTATGCTAATAATTGCTCCTAGAGGACAGCATACCTCTAACACTGGAGAGATGTGGTCTAGAATAGCAAATCAGGGATTTCTCCCCCCTGGTTCTGTCAAGGCTGTTTGCTGCTAATGTCAATATCAGAACTCGCACTGAATTTGGTTGATAACATCAGTATTCATTGAATCGGtaaacgtaacatgcaacaatttaagcgagtttgctgagttacagttcatatatgaaaatcagtcaattgaaatacatttattaggccctaatctatggatttcacatgactgggcaggggcgcagccataggcccacccactgaggagccaggcccaaccaatcagaatgggtttttccagacagaaatactcctgtttcatcagctgtcccagtggctggtctcagacgatcccacaggtgaagaagccagatgtgaagttcttgggctggcgtggttacacatggtctgcggtggtgaggccagttggacatactgccaaattctctaatttatttaactaggcaagtcagttaagaacaaattcttattttcaatgatggcctaggagcagtgggttaactgccttgttcaggggtagaacaacagattttttctttgtcagctcagggattcgatcttgcaacctttcggttactagtccaacactaaccactaggctacctgccgccccaaggatgtggtagagaaattaacattagatatctggaaacagctctggtggacattcctgcagtcagcatgccgattgcatgctccctcaaaacctgaggtcatctgtggcattgtgttgggtgacaaaactgcacattttagagtggccttttattgtccctagctcaaagtgcatctgtgtaatgatcatgctgtttaatcagcttcttgacatgccacacctgtcaggggggtggattatcttgacaaatgaTAAAATGCttacaaatttgtgcacagcatttgagaaatatgctttttgtgcagatggaacatttctgggatcttttatttcaggtcatgaaacatgggaccaacacttgttgcatttatatttttgttcagtatatacagtggggagaacaagtatttgatacactgccgattttgcaggttttcctacttacaaagcatgtagaggtctgtaatttttatcataggtacacttcaactgtgagagacggaatctaaaacaaaaatccagaaaatcactttgtaagtaggaaaacctgcaaaatcggcagtgtatcaaatacttgttctccccactgtatatatatatatcgtatTATGCATTTGATTAAATACACGTCAAACCTTCTGTATCTgagcaggcagaggtcaagtCATGTCTGTATTCATTCGATTATCTGTATAAAGAAAAGCGCTATAAATTAAAATCTATTCGTTTTTTAAATTGCTAACAAGCGTCGGTCGATGCTGAagccactttttcaaaactcttcagtCTGCATTACCAACATGCATTTTAGCCGAACAGTTAATCTCACCTCCAAAACTCACTCAAACCGCCAAAACACAGGTCTCAAAATAAGCTTGTTTGGCCATAACTGGCAATAATTCTCACTCAGAAAGCATATATTGTCACTCATAACACACCGACAGGGAGCATTACATAAATTAACTTCTCTTTGAAGTTTGAATGGTTTTTATAACATAAATAACACTTTCACTTTATTGACTGTACTAAAGTATATGTAACAAGAATGAATCAGATGCAGCAATTTGCTTCAATGGCCTTTATTTTTTCTATATCTTTGCATATAGTAGTTTACTTGTGAAAAATAAGTTGAAACCAAAAAAACAATTTCCTGAAATTCCAGTGCTGCAATAATAATTACGAAAaaacatcaacatgtatagtataatcactcatactgtactgtGAGGTTTCTAGTTCTTCCTCTCTCCTGCATTTGGTCACAAGTTCTGATCAACATCACACCTTATGTCTTCTCTGGCGATGCATCTTGGGAAGTATCTTCTGGAATGTCTAATCCAaacctggcagtcttcaggagaattGTCTCCACACCCCACATTCATGGCATCCAGTAAGGACATCTGGTGATGTggggtggcagcgtagcctagttaaataaaggtaaagaagatgtggtcataaaccttccacctccatgcagAGAAAAAGTCCTCTATGGGGTTTAGGAAGGGGGAGTATGGAGGCAGGAATAGTACTGACATCCTGGGATATGCAGCAAACCAAGCCACAGTTTTACAGTACTTTACATTATGCATAGCTGTGTATGTACCCTGATTGGTTATTGAACAGAcatcttacctggacatattgaTACCGGAGTTCTTTCACACGTTCACTGTTTCTCTCAAAAGGTACAACTGCTTCATCCTTATCTTATGTTTCTCTAGGACTCTGGTTGTCGTTGTGCTGCCGTATTCACATTCCCAAAAATGATATTGTCTGCCAACACTCTGTCCCGAATTTCCCGCAGTTTTTTTCAAAATGTCAGTACATGTAAAAATgtgaacatactgtattgtactgtaatatgtCGTTCAATTATCACTGAAGGATGcacatctcacctgttgttttgccgGAAAATTTGTACTATTGATGCAACTGTTGAACGCTGCAGATTTGGTTGCACCCTTAAACCGGCCTCTCAAAGAGAGACCGGCCTCTCTCAAACAGCTGTGTTTGGAATGATGAAATAGTCTGCTGAGATTTTCTATATATGTTTCAATCTGGTTACTGCAGAAATGCACAACATTTTTCATCAttctgttttgaatgtgtttaacagttttggaaacagtgTGTTAGCATTTGAAAACGTGCTGCAAATATATAGTTTTGCAGGTGGTGGAGTATGAATGAGAAAAGAGTTAATGGATTTTGGAGAATGTggtcattgaatgcattttgtgtGAAAGCAATGAAAAAGGACTCACAGTTTGGTCCACATGCACTTCTGTTTCGctgactgtgtgaagagttttgacaaTGTGACTTCCGTTTTGACCAATGCATGTTAGCAATTTAAAAAAACGGTAATAGCAACCCCacttttccctttctctctttctctcattctctttatttctctccctctttctttctctctctcagggtggGTGGTGTATCGTATGAGGAGCGCTCAGTATTCTCAGCCTGTAACTCAGACTGTGTTTGTTCAGGCAGAGACTGGGACCCTGTCTGTGGAGAGAACGGCATCACGTACGTCTctccctgcctggctggctgccaGACCTCCACAGGATCAGGGAAGAACACGGTGAGATGAGGATCATTGCCAGCACGGAGGCTGcatccccaaatggcaccctcttccctatatagtgtactacttttgggctctgtttaaaagtagtacactatatagggaatagagtgccatttgagatgcaaacTGACTGTGTAATCTGATATATCATATCATTGATTCATAAACTTGTGAGCAACAgggtggggtcaattccattttaatttCAGTACGATTTCATTTGGAATTGACTCGCACCCTGGTGGGTTTATGGATAACTTTTGAAGCAGCAAGTTATGTTGTTTTTGTGTCAAAttgttttgtctgtgtgtgtgtttgcctgcgtgtgcctgcctgcctgcctgtgtgtgtgtgtgtgtgtgtgtgtgtgtgtgtgtgtgtgtgtgtgtgtgtgtgtctctgtctctgtctctgtctctgtgtgtgtttctctgtgtgtgtttctctgtgtgtgtgcctctgcagGTGTTCTCTAACTGTAGCTGTGTGGTGGTAGCAGGGCTGAGCAGTGGTAACCTGACAGCCAGTGTAGGCCACTGTCCTCACAGAGACGACTGTGACCGTGTCTTCCCTTACTTCCTGGCTCTTTCTGTCATCACTTCCTTTATCATCTCACTGGGTGGCACGCCAGGCTACATGGTCCTCATcaggtcagtcacacacacacacacacacacacacacacacacacacacacacacacacacacacacacacacacacacacacacacacacacacacacacacacccacacacccatacacacacacaagaaggGATGGTCATAGCAGTTGGCAAGAAAGCACAAAGAAATCTGGGACTCCGGCTACAACAAGGCACCTTAAAGGGGAAACAATCAGAAGCCCCGTTtgtacctggttctaacatgcgtcCGTTGTCCTGATCAtgccacattctgattgtgcccacattggTTGACAGGTGTAGACAATCAAAATACGCATTATGATCTGATTGTGATTGTGACTACCTCCGGAGGTAGTCGAAGACGCATCTTGTACGAATATCCTTGGTGTAAATGAATCCGGACGATGAAAGTGTATAA
This is a stretch of genomic DNA from Salvelinus alpinus chromosome 11, SLU_Salpinus.1, whole genome shotgun sequence. It encodes these proteins:
- the LOC139534217 gene encoding solute carrier organic anion transporter family member 1C1-like isoform X3, with translation MWIYVFLGNVLRGIGETPVQPLGISYIDDFAREENAAFYIGCVQTIAVIGPVFGYLLGSLCAKIYVDIGFVNMESITISPGDARWVGAWWLGYLIAGVITLLSAIPFWFLPRSLPIPSDRIPAQCTPERTSFIKDSPLLEHKYQADEPAGFLEMAKDFIPTLKTLLGNPVYFIYLCVTIIQLNSLIGMVTYKPKYIEQHYGQSASKANFLMGTINIPAVALGIFTGGLLMKRLKLSIMGAAKFAFGTSLIGYFLSLFFFVMSCENAKVAGITLPYNRVGGVSYEERSVFSACNSDCVCSGRDWDPVCGENGITYVSPCLAGCQTSTGSGKNTVFSNCSCVVVAGLSSGNLTASVGHCPHRDDCDRVFPYFLALSVITSFIISLGGTPGYMVLIRCIKPQLKSLALGFHTLSTRTLAGIPAPIYFGAIIDTTCLKWGQKRCGGRGACRIYNTTAYRIAYLGLTMGLRTVSFLLCILGFVLLKQHLRREERSAHQVANGGAELEALRKEEVLASNSDQSLQTSTTDYNNTERETRL